A stretch of Candidatus Brocadiaceae bacterium DNA encodes these proteins:
- a CDS encoding type 1 glutamine amidotransferase yields the protein MVVFIKHIDIEGPGTIADFLEDNRIDYTVIDLPHGDTLPKAKKTIHSVVCLGGPMNVYEEEKYPFLAEEDCFLKELVKKDVPFLGICLGAQLIVKATNARVTKNPQKEIGWYKITLSDDGLKDDLFKGFPEDLMVFQWHGDTFDIPDGGKRLASSELCQNQVVKQGRNMYGIQFHVEITRGMIAQWADAYKEELDSLEGIVSGKQKMLEDYDSFATEYLKQAERFYINFFHTAGLLKKKFISYVP from the coding sequence GTGGTAGTATTTATAAAACATATTGATATTGAAGGACCCGGGACCATTGCAGATTTTCTGGAAGATAATAGGATAGACTATACCGTTATTGATCTTCCCCATGGAGACACATTGCCGAAAGCAAAAAAAACCATACACTCGGTTGTGTGTCTTGGTGGTCCTATGAATGTGTATGAAGAAGAAAAATATCCATTCCTGGCAGAAGAGGATTGTTTCCTGAAAGAGCTTGTAAAAAAGGATGTCCCTTTCCTGGGGATTTGCCTTGGGGCCCAGCTTATTGTGAAGGCAACGAATGCGCGGGTCACAAAGAACCCTCAGAAAGAGATCGGATGGTATAAGATCACGCTGAGCGATGACGGATTGAAAGATGATTTGTTTAAAGGTTTTCCTGAAGATTTGATGGTGTTTCAATGGCATGGAGATACTTTCGATATTCCGGATGGCGGTAAGAGGCTTGCTTCCTCCGAACTTTGCCAGAACCAGGTAGTAAAACAGGGCCGGAATATGTATGGCATCCAGTTTCACGTGGAAATCACAAGAGGCATGATTGCACAGTGGGCGGATGCCTATAAGGAAGAGCTGGATTCCCTGGAGGGTATCGTCTCCGGTAAGCAAAAAATGCTGGAGGATTACGATTCATTTGCTACGGAGTATCTGAAACAGGCGGAAC
- the thiC gene encoding phosphomethylpyrimidine synthase ThiC, producing MTQLQKARQGSITREMKQVAKDEGLDPEHIRAKIADGKIVIPVNHRRKATKICGIGEGLKTKVNANIGTSADYADREKEMEKLRVAEDAGADAVMDLSTGGDLRAIRKKIVASASIAIGSVPIYEAVVKVVQHERKIADMTAKDMLDAVRLHCEDGVDFITVHCGATKAILKHLRESNRICGVVSRGGTFLVEWMIQNGRENPLYEEYDEILAIAKEYDVTISLGDAMRPGALADAFDRVQIYELNVLAELAQRTLEADVQVIVEGPGHVPLNQVAAQVQLQKQLCKGVPFYVLGPIVTDVAPGYDHITSAIGGAIAASAGADFLCYVTPTEHLSLPGPTDVRNGVMAARIAAHAADLAKGVKSAWEWDKKMSQFRRKRDWEGQFNTCIDPVIARSIRESGKPQNNEVCSMCAELCVFNLSDKL from the coding sequence ATGACACAACTACAAAAAGCCAGACAAGGTTCCATTACCAGGGAAATGAAACAGGTCGCAAAAGATGAAGGACTTGATCCCGAACATATCAGGGCAAAAATTGCTGATGGCAAGATTGTCATTCCTGTCAACCACCGGCGAAAGGCAACAAAAATCTGCGGTATCGGCGAGGGGCTCAAAACGAAGGTAAATGCCAATATCGGCACTTCCGCCGATTATGCGGACAGGGAAAAGGAAATGGAAAAATTGCGTGTGGCGGAAGATGCCGGAGCTGATGCGGTAATGGACCTGAGCACCGGTGGTGATTTAAGGGCCATACGGAAAAAAATAGTGGCCTCCGCCTCTATAGCCATTGGCAGCGTACCTATTTATGAAGCTGTGGTTAAGGTAGTTCAACATGAAAGAAAAATTGCTGATATGACGGCCAAGGACATGCTCGACGCAGTAAGGTTGCACTGCGAGGATGGCGTTGATTTTATTACGGTACATTGCGGAGCCACGAAAGCTATCTTAAAGCATTTAAGGGAAAGCAATCGCATTTGTGGGGTGGTGAGCAGAGGGGGGACGTTTCTGGTCGAGTGGATGATTCAAAATGGACGTGAGAACCCCCTTTATGAGGAATACGATGAAATCCTGGCCATAGCAAAGGAGTATGATGTTACCATAAGCCTGGGAGACGCCATGAGACCAGGGGCGCTTGCTGATGCGTTTGATCGGGTACAAATCTATGAATTAAATGTGCTTGCAGAGCTTGCCCAGAGAACCTTGGAGGCTGATGTTCAGGTCATCGTGGAAGGGCCGGGGCACGTGCCCCTCAATCAGGTGGCAGCGCAAGTTCAATTGCAGAAACAACTTTGTAAAGGCGTGCCGTTTTATGTGCTTGGCCCGATTGTTACCGATGTTGCCCCCGGATATGACCATATTACTTCAGCTATTGGCGGTGCGATAGCAGCCTCAGCCGGCGCGGATTTTCTGTGCTACGTGACGCCAACGGAACATCTCAGCCTTCCGGGCCCTACGGATGTAAGAAACGGTGTAATGGCAGCGCGAATTGCCGCCCATGCGGCGGATCTGGCAAAAGGGGTGAAATCTGCCTGGGAATGGGACAAAAAAATGTCGCAGTTCAGGAGAAAACGAGACTGGGAAGGGCAGTTTAATACCTGTATCGACCCTGTCATAGCGAGAAGTATTCGCGAAAGCGGAAAGCCACAGAATAATGAAGTGTGCTCCATGTGCGCGGAATTATGTGTTTTTAACCTGAGTGATAAACTATGA
- a CDS encoding rRNA pseudouridine synthase: MKERLQKILARAGLGSRRECETIILAGRIAVDGKRVTTLGTTVDADDSKITCDGEPIQKERKIYFLLNKPKGYVCTNNDELGRLQVIDLVKNVEQRIYTVGRLDKESEGLILVTNDGELANKLSHPKHGLSKTYFVEIDGYLTDRAVQALKTGVWLSFGKTKPVTVKNVRRGKQKSRFEMVLKEGKNREIRRMLAECGYKVRIVRRIKIGNLSDPALKSGKYRKLQMYEVAGLYAIAERSFAKTINSGHKQKKKSVRT; encoded by the coding sequence ATGAAGGAACGTTTACAGAAAATCCTGGCGAGAGCAGGGCTAGGGTCACGCCGAGAATGTGAAACAATTATCCTTGCTGGAAGAATAGCGGTTGATGGAAAGCGCGTCACTACCCTGGGGACGACCGTCGATGCCGATGATAGTAAGATCACCTGCGACGGAGAGCCAATACAGAAAGAGCGGAAAATATATTTTCTCCTGAACAAACCAAAAGGATACGTGTGCACAAATAACGATGAGTTGGGCCGCCTGCAGGTAATCGATTTAGTGAAGAATGTGGAGCAGAGAATATACACGGTCGGGAGGTTGGACAAGGAAAGCGAAGGCCTGATACTCGTAACCAATGATGGAGAACTTGCCAATAAACTCTCTCACCCGAAACATGGACTGAGCAAGACATATTTTGTGGAGATAGACGGCTACCTGACTGACAGGGCAGTCCAGGCATTGAAAACCGGCGTCTGGCTTTCTTTTGGAAAGACAAAACCGGTGACTGTTAAAAACGTGCGCAGGGGCAAACAAAAGAGCAGGTTTGAGATGGTGTTAAAGGAAGGGAAAAATAGAGAGATTCGCCGAATGCTTGCTGAATGTGGATACAAGGTCCGTATAGTGCGGCGGATAAAGATTGGTAATTTGTCTGACCCTGCGTTGAAATCTGGTAAATATCGAAAATTGCAGATGTATGAAGTCGCCGGCTTATACGCAATAGCGGAAAGGTCATTCGCAAAAACGATTAACAGCGGGCACAAACAAAAGAAAAAATCCGTAAGAACATAG
- the recN gene encoding DNA repair protein RecN has protein sequence MLQELHISNFVLIDKVTIKLCEKLNVFSGATGVGKSLVIGALHFILGGRVLSDVVRNGKDEATVIGKFYITDKQLLEQLKRLSDNSAIDEEVLIQRSVDTKRRSRCRLNDVPVTVSTLKDVGELLVTIHGQHEHETLLHGINQLYILDGFGGLSPSRENFSSLHKQFTEKTKLLNELKKDRGERRQKVDLYAFQIDEIDKAQLQSGEIDKLENERNILNNAEKMYQVFCSCYSKLYESSDAIIEKLKSVVRELQSVSGLDETLSKIHDMCSQSLFQLEDAAFSLGKYQEDFSFDPQRLEYIEERLNTIRHLTAKYGHTIEDIVLFRNEIETRLKELSGDELTVEHVDKELQKLTAVLIKKGRELTEKRLSAAEKLAPLINEELRDLGIPHGRFHAQIVSPFLQGDTEPFASQASSYGFDQVDFLISPNPGEELKSLKKIASGGEISRVMLALKHQLAKIDKTPVLVFDEIDANIGGRMGEVIGEKLSSVAKTHQVLCITHLPQIACYADEQWKVNKSVRKNKTYSTIECLTGESRLEEIADMIRGNEKTEITRRQAKEMLSDAKKKVQKKG, from the coding sequence ATGCTGCAAGAGTTACACATATCTAATTTTGTGTTAATTGATAAAGTCACCATTAAACTTTGCGAAAAGCTAAATGTATTCAGCGGGGCAACCGGAGTAGGAAAATCTCTCGTAATCGGTGCGCTTCATTTCATTCTCGGTGGACGTGTGTTATCAGATGTCGTACGGAATGGAAAAGATGAGGCAACGGTAATCGGGAAGTTTTACATTACCGACAAGCAACTGCTGGAACAGCTCAAAAGACTATCGGACAACAGCGCTATTGATGAAGAAGTTTTGATCCAGAGAAGCGTGGACACGAAGAGGCGGAGCCGATGTCGCTTGAATGATGTTCCCGTTACCGTATCAACGCTCAAAGATGTAGGTGAATTACTCGTTACTATTCATGGTCAACACGAACACGAAACACTGCTGCACGGGATAAATCAGCTCTATATCCTTGATGGTTTTGGCGGGTTGTCTCCTTCCCGTGAAAATTTTTCCAGTCTTCATAAGCAATTCACCGAGAAAACAAAGTTGCTCAATGAACTAAAAAAGGACCGGGGAGAGAGAAGGCAAAAGGTGGATCTATATGCTTTTCAGATAGATGAGATTGATAAAGCGCAACTTCAGTCAGGTGAAATAGACAAACTCGAAAATGAACGAAATATACTGAATAATGCCGAAAAAATGTATCAGGTTTTTTGTTCCTGTTATTCAAAGCTCTATGAATCTTCCGATGCTATCATTGAAAAATTGAAGTCTGTTGTCCGTGAATTACAATCGGTCTCTGGATTGGATGAAACCCTGTCAAAGATTCACGATATGTGTAGTCAGTCCTTATTCCAGTTAGAGGATGCTGCTTTTTCTTTGGGAAAATATCAGGAAGACTTCAGTTTTGATCCCCAAAGATTGGAATATATTGAAGAACGTTTGAATACGATTCGGCATTTAACCGCAAAATACGGACATACCATAGAAGATATTGTATTGTTTCGCAATGAAATAGAAACAAGGTTAAAGGAACTTTCCGGTGACGAGTTAACGGTGGAACATGTGGATAAGGAACTGCAGAAACTGACTGCGGTATTGATAAAAAAAGGTCGTGAATTAACGGAGAAACGTCTTTCTGCCGCTGAAAAATTAGCTCCTCTGATAAATGAAGAACTTCGGGATTTAGGCATTCCTCACGGCCGGTTTCATGCCCAGATTGTGTCGCCATTTTTACAGGGAGATACGGAGCCGTTTGCTTCGCAGGCAAGCAGTTACGGGTTTGATCAGGTTGATTTTTTGATATCACCCAATCCGGGTGAGGAGCTAAAGTCACTGAAGAAGATCGCTTCTGGCGGTGAAATATCACGGGTCATGTTGGCATTGAAACATCAATTGGCAAAGATTGACAAAACCCCTGTTCTGGTATTTGATGAAATAGATGCCAATATTGGCGGGCGAATGGGTGAGGTGATTGGAGAAAAACTCAGCAGCGTGGCGAAAACGCATCAGGTGCTATGCATTACCCATTTGCCTCAGATTGCCTGTTATGCGGACGAACAGTGGAAGGTAAATAAGTCGGTAAGGAAAAATAAAACCTATTCTACTATTGAATGTTTAACCGGCGAATCCAGACTGGAAGAGATTGCCGATATGATCAGGGGGAACGAAAAAACAGAAATTACCAGAAGACAGGCAAAGGAAATGTTAAGCGATGCTAAAAAGAAGGTGCAAAAAAAGGGATAA
- the metG gene encoding methionine--tRNA ligase subunit beta, with amino-acid sequence MITMENFLDIDLRIAEVKSVEPHPNADKLYILKINVGDGNEDRQIVAGIRNFYHQEELVGKRIVIVNNLAPAVIRGIESHGMLLAAKDENQLAVLTPEKDIRPGSRVR; translated from the coding sequence ATGATAACGATGGAGAATTTTTTAGATATTGACTTGCGCATAGCCGAGGTCAAGTCCGTTGAACCACATCCAAATGCTGATAAATTATATATCTTAAAAATAAACGTGGGTGACGGCAATGAAGACCGGCAGATTGTCGCCGGCATCAGAAATTTTTACCATCAGGAAGAACTTGTCGGGAAGCGCATCGTTATCGTAAATAATCTGGCTCCTGCCGTTATTCGTGGTATTGAAAGTCATGGAATGCTGTTGGCGGCAAAAGATGAAAATCAATTGGCAGTTCTTACACCGGAAAAGGACATAAGACCGGGCTCCAGGGTACGATAG
- the truA gene encoding tRNA pseudouridine(38-40) synthase TruA: MLQFQRLGIKWSSCLRRINPECAIVYGKSDIPVLFEAGLYNNECVMRNIRLLIEYEGTGYAGWQCQKNGTSIQEVLCKAVERTTQEPIKIYGASRTDAGVHALGQVAHFKTTAGILSGKLLRAVNFYLPRDITVKEVAEVPDSFHSQYNATAKVYRYTLFNDWTRTSLDRNFCFLCGFELDMEKMRAAAGYLLGTHDFTSFATKASCKKNRIRTLYTLEIVKKGKYIYFTIEGNGFLYNMVRSIVGTLIEVGRGKKRVDDVDSILESRDRDLAGPTAPAKGLCLMEVKYESPF, from the coding sequence ATGTTACAATTCCAACGATTAGGTATCAAATGGAGCTCTTGTCTTCGAAGGATAAATCCCGAATGTGCCATCGTATACGGAAAATCTGATATTCCTGTTTTATTTGAAGCAGGATTATATAATAATGAATGTGTTATGCGCAATATACGCCTTCTGATAGAATATGAGGGAACCGGTTACGCGGGCTGGCAGTGTCAGAAAAACGGCACATCGATTCAGGAGGTCCTTTGTAAGGCGGTGGAACGAACTACTCAGGAACCTATTAAGATTTATGGTGCAAGCCGTACCGATGCGGGTGTTCATGCCCTGGGTCAGGTGGCTCATTTTAAAACGACTGCCGGTATTTTATCTGGGAAACTGCTTCGCGCGGTAAATTTTTATTTACCCCGGGACATCACAGTGAAAGAGGTGGCAGAGGTCCCGGATTCATTCCATTCTCAGTATAATGCCACGGCAAAGGTTTACCGGTACACACTTTTTAATGACTGGACGAGAACCTCGCTGGACCGTAACTTCTGCTTTTTATGCGGATTTGAACTGGATATGGAAAAAATGCGGGCTGCGGCGGGTTATCTTCTTGGCACTCATGATTTTACATCGTTTGCTACGAAGGCATCATGTAAGAAAAATAGAATCCGCACACTCTATACGTTGGAAATTGTTAAAAAGGGGAAATATATTTACTTTACCATTGAAGGGAATGGTTTTTTATATAATATGGTCAGATCAATTGTCGGCACCCTGATAGAGGTAGGGAGGGGAAAGAAAAGAGTAGACGATGTAGACAGCATTTTGGAATCAAGAGACAGGGACCTGGCTGGCCCGACAGCTCCTGCAAAAGGTTTGTGCTTAATGGAGGTCAAGTATGAAAGCCCTTTTTAA
- the ilvC gene encoding ketol-acid reductoisomerase, whose translation MVKIYYEKDADITVLKGKKIAVIGYGSQGHAQAQNLRDSGLDVIVSTRKDTPNYQLAVKHGFHPVSAEEAAQQGDFIQILIPDETQRSVYETHIKPHITESKTICFSHGFNIHFGQVMPPENVDVIMVAPKGPGHLVRMEYEKEGGVPCLMAIQQDASGKAKEKALAYAHGIGGTRGGVIETTFAEETETDLFGEQVVLCGGVSALVKAGFETLVEAGYQPELAYFECMHELKLIVDLFYQGGLSYMRYSISNTAEYGDLTRGPRIITEETKKEMKKILVEIQNGQFAREWILENQAGRPGFNALEKKDRGLLLEKVGKDLRKMMKWVDAKEV comes from the coding sequence ATGGTAAAAATTTATTATGAAAAAGACGCGGATATAACTGTTTTGAAGGGAAAAAAGATTGCCGTGATTGGATACGGTAGTCAGGGACATGCCCAGGCACAAAACCTTAGGGATTCCGGTTTGGACGTTATTGTATCCACAAGAAAGGACACGCCTAATTACCAGCTGGCCGTAAAGCATGGCTTTCATCCCGTTTCCGCAGAAGAAGCTGCGCAACAAGGAGATTTTATCCAGATACTCATACCAGACGAGACCCAACGATCTGTTTATGAAACACACATTAAACCTCATATAACAGAAAGCAAAACAATATGTTTCTCGCACGGATTTAATATCCATTTCGGACAGGTGATGCCGCCTGAAAATGTGGATGTGATCATGGTAGCGCCGAAAGGACCGGGACACCTGGTGCGCATGGAATATGAGAAAGAGGGAGGAGTTCCCTGCCTTATGGCCATTCAGCAGGACGCCTCCGGCAAAGCAAAGGAAAAGGCGCTGGCTTACGCGCATGGAATCGGAGGAACACGCGGAGGAGTTATAGAAACCACTTTTGCGGAAGAAACGGAAACGGATCTCTTTGGCGAACAAGTCGTACTCTGTGGCGGGGTATCAGCCCTTGTAAAGGCGGGGTTTGAAACGCTGGTAGAGGCAGGATACCAGCCTGAACTTGCCTATTTCGAATGTATGCATGAGCTCAAGCTGATCGTTGATCTGTTTTATCAGGGAGGTTTAAGCTATATGCGGTACTCTATCAGTAATACTGCCGAATATGGGGATTTAACCAGAGGACCGCGTATAATCACGGAAGAAACAAAGAAGGAAATGAAGAAGATTTTGGTCGAAATACAGAATGGTCAATTTGCAAGAGAGTGGATACTGGAAAACCAAGCAGGCAGACCCGGTTTCAATGCGCTGGAAAAAAAGGATCGGGGTCTCCTTCTTGAAAAAGTTGGTAAGGATTTACGCAAAATGATGAAATGGGTTGATGCAAAAGAGGTATAA
- a CDS encoding peptidylprolyl isomerase, giving the protein MRYLKPSGMVLGVILCMSLSVCTATDAKKKETAAKVELSDVVATVNGEEILEKDVAYILKRLGNQIPEDQIANVKRQILDGLISQKLFTQFIRDNKIEVKPAAVEAEIDKVRADIKLNPSLEGKALEEVLESHGSNIDDLKKDIIISLSLEEFLGKDIDEKKLKKYFEQNKFVYDETEVKASHILVDTRGIQEESKLATAREKIDKAKAEVDKGKDFAEVAQEFSDCPSSSKGGDLGFFKRQGQMVEPFAAAAFALKAGEVSEPIETDFGYHIIKVTEIKKGKDLTFDDMDAEIIKRDIMRQLASTLLSQLKEKSKVEVKSGT; this is encoded by the coding sequence ATGCGCTATTTAAAACCGAGCGGAATGGTTTTGGGTGTGATTTTATGTATGTCTTTGAGTGTTTGCACCGCAACGGACGCCAAAAAGAAAGAGACCGCTGCCAAGGTTGAACTGAGTGATGTTGTGGCAACAGTCAATGGCGAAGAAATTCTGGAAAAGGATGTGGCTTATATTCTGAAAAGACTGGGAAATCAGATACCTGAAGACCAGATTGCGAACGTGAAACGACAGATCCTTGACGGCCTGATTTCTCAAAAACTCTTTACTCAATTTATCAGAGACAACAAAATAGAGGTAAAACCCGCCGCTGTAGAGGCAGAAATTGATAAAGTACGTGCGGATATCAAGTTAAATCCTAGTCTGGAAGGCAAAGCGTTGGAAGAGGTATTGGAAAGCCACGGAAGCAATATAGACGATTTGAAAAAAGATATTATCATCTCGCTTTCCCTGGAAGAGTTTCTCGGGAAGGACATCGACGAAAAAAAATTGAAGAAATATTTTGAGCAAAATAAATTCGTCTATGACGAAACGGAAGTTAAGGCAAGTCATATTTTAGTGGATACACGCGGAATTCAGGAAGAATCGAAATTAGCGACGGCAAGGGAAAAAATTGACAAGGCAAAGGCAGAGGTTGACAAAGGAAAGGATTTCGCGGAAGTTGCACAGGAATTTTCTGATTGCCCTTCTTCAAGTAAAGGAGGCGATCTGGGATTTTTCAAACGACAAGGGCAGATGGTAGAACCTTTCGCGGCAGCAGCGTTTGCTTTAAAAGCAGGAGAGGTCAGCGAACCGATTGAGACAGATTTTGGATATCACATAATAAAGGTTACCGAAATCAAAAAAGGAAAAGACCTCACGTTTGATGACATGGATGCAGAAATTATCAAGAGGGATATAATGAGGCAACTCGCAAGTACGCTTTTATCGCAGCTGAAGGAGAAATCAAAGGTAGAGGTCAAATCAGGTACATAA
- a CDS encoding radical SAM protein, whose translation MIKSAADNQTSSKRTLRERLFDYSSQKIGKERTRFFFNVYDLTTFDLFGKPKGVIGTIDITNRCNLHCKRCCFHTRDSVEKPELSDEEWIEKLEHLKETPFPFYQCSWTGGEPLLRRELLEHAIKYFQSNLIATNGTIELPDWPDVNFYVSVDGKKDTHDALRGTGTHDRIKKNLNRQELKIIVSMVIHKKNYQEIEYFLEEWKDTGIKTCLFQIHTPAMGLHNDEFWPGWRLRDKILDTLIRLKEEKYGDFIGVPSLVLNLMKSDRCKEVTWGCIFKELSFCLDSQGQIKRPCMMGPHVDCLRCGCVLPFHLWALEGKCLMLRELFMTTKRRMNRKALR comes from the coding sequence ATGATCAAAAGCGCGGCAGACAACCAAACAAGCTCGAAAAGGACACTCAGAGAAAGGTTATTTGATTACTCCAGCCAGAAAATCGGAAAGGAAAGAACCCGATTTTTTTTTAACGTGTACGACTTGACGACTTTCGATCTTTTTGGCAAACCAAAAGGAGTAATAGGAACAATTGACATTACCAATCGGTGCAATCTACACTGTAAGCGCTGCTGTTTTCATACACGTGATTCTGTTGAAAAACCTGAACTGAGTGACGAAGAATGGATAGAAAAGCTGGAACATTTAAAAGAGACACCGTTCCCATTCTACCAATGTTCATGGACCGGAGGCGAACCTCTTCTCAGAAGAGAGCTGCTGGAACATGCCATAAAATATTTTCAGTCAAATTTAATCGCTACCAACGGCACAATTGAATTACCTGACTGGCCTGATGTAAATTTTTACGTATCGGTAGATGGCAAAAAAGACACTCATGATGCATTGCGGGGGACAGGCACACATGATAGAATCAAGAAAAATCTTAACCGGCAAGAACTGAAAATCATTGTGTCTATGGTAATACACAAGAAAAACTACCAGGAAATCGAGTATTTCCTCGAAGAATGGAAAGACACCGGCATTAAGACATGCCTGTTTCAAATCCACACCCCCGCAATGGGATTACATAACGACGAATTTTGGCCCGGATGGAGGCTGCGTGATAAAATTTTAGATACGTTGATCAGGTTAAAAGAGGAAAAATACGGCGATTTTATAGGAGTGCCAAGCCTCGTCCTTAATCTCATGAAATCTGATAGATGTAAAGAAGTGACCTGGGGTTGCATCTTTAAAGAGTTATCCTTTTGTCTCGACTCTCAGGGTCAAATAAAAAGACCTTGTATGATGGGACCACACGTGGATTGTTTGCGGTGTGGATGCGTGCTTCCTTTTCACCTGTGGGCGCTGGAAGGAAAATGTTTGATGCTCAGAGAACTGTTCATGACAACAAAACGAAGGATGAACCGCAAAGCTCTTCGATAA